In Brevibacillus brevis NBRC 100599, a single genomic region encodes these proteins:
- a CDS encoding N-acetylmuramoyl-L-alanine amidase family protein: MKELKGKKIVIDPGHGGIHPGKTYEGRQEKDVTLKMSKILEELLEAEGAKVYLTRTRDEDFGGTDADDDIMKRVKYINKKYKGKGIDVLVSIHVNTERAFNRIGAFYQEGAKASKTLAKNIAVNMGKNSFEDDLAILRETTVAGAKSLIEIAQIDEEWLDDSDRLKDVANEIAMGLNDYFHDLRLGRV; this comes from the coding sequence ATGAAAGAATTGAAAGGTAAAAAGATTGTTATTGACCCAGGACATGGCGGCATCCATCCAGGTAAGACATATGAAGGTCGACAAGAAAAAGATGTTACTTTGAAGATGAGTAAAATCCTTGAGGAACTGCTTGAAGCAGAAGGTGCAAAAGTCTATCTGACGCGTACTCGTGATGAGGATTTTGGTGGTACGGATGCGGATGATGATATCATGAAGCGAGTAAAATACATTAATAAGAAATACAAAGGTAAGGGTATTGACGTATTGGTTAGTATTCATGTAAATACTGAACGGGCTTTCAATCGAATTGGTGCATTTTATCAAGAGGGTGCAAAAGCCTCCAAAACATTAGCGAAAAATATTGCTGTAAATATGGGTAAGAATAGTTTTGAAGATGATTTAGCAATCCTACGTGAAACAACAGTAGCTGGTGCAAAATCGCTAATCGAAATTGCTCAAATCGACGAAGAGTGGCTAGATGATTCCGACAGATTGAAAGACGTTGCGAATGAAATTGCAATGGGACTTAATGATTATTTTCATGACTTGCGACTTGGACGAGTGTAA
- a CDS encoding restriction endonuclease — protein MARRRKKGDDPISQLVGLLSLFAFGGAYYYTNSFIIGGIAFAAVMGAALWIAIAQSSKREEKLRKSGIREIDKMDGLQFEQYLGLLFRSQGFKAEVTRASGDFGADLILQKNGTKTVVQAKRYSKNVGIEAIQQVVGAMKHYDALGSWVVTNRDFTDAAYKLAASNGVKLINREALIEMIIQMNPSAKPDPKKVISQFPTEKRLCEKCGSQMVLRKGTKGEFYGCSSYPKCRNTKAV, from the coding sequence TTGGCACGAAGAAGGAAAAAGGGAGATGACCCGATAAGCCAGTTGGTGGGCCTGCTTTCTTTATTTGCATTTGGCGGGGCATATTACTATACAAATTCATTTATCATCGGTGGAATTGCTTTTGCTGCTGTAATGGGTGCTGCTCTTTGGATTGCTATTGCTCAGAGCTCAAAGAGAGAAGAGAAATTAAGGAAATCAGGAATACGCGAAATAGACAAAATGGATGGCCTGCAATTCGAGCAATACCTTGGGCTATTATTCAGGTCCCAAGGTTTTAAAGCAGAAGTAACACGTGCTTCAGGAGACTTCGGAGCAGATTTGATATTGCAAAAGAATGGCACTAAAACAGTTGTCCAAGCCAAACGCTACTCGAAAAACGTTGGGATCGAAGCAATTCAGCAAGTCGTTGGGGCAATGAAACATTATGATGCATTGGGTTCGTGGGTAGTAACTAATAGAGACTTTACAGATGCTGCTTATAAGCTGGCTGCCTCTAACGGGGTAAAATTGATCAATCGCGAAGCACTCATTGAAATGATAATCCAGATGAATCCTTCAGCAAAACCAGATCCCAAAAAAGTTATATCTCAGTTTCCAACTGAAAAAAGGCTTTGTGAAAAATGTGGTAGCCAAATGGTTTTAAGAAAAGGAACAAAAGGGGAATTTTACGGATGCAGTAGTTACCCAAAGTGCAGGAATACAAAAGCGGTTTAA
- a CDS encoding helix-turn-helix domain-containing protein — MSLLTLVKRAQNNDESAMVEIIERFEPKIRKSLRFTDISVREDIHQEIVFRMIKAVKSYRLANESNRLIDREPL; from the coding sequence ATGAGCCTGTTAACGCTAGTAAAGCGAGCGCAAAATAATGATGAGAGTGCAATGGTAGAGATCATTGAAAGATTTGAGCCAAAGATTCGAAAGTCGTTGAGATTCACGGATATATCTGTACGTGAAGACATACATCAAGAGATAGTCTTCCGAATGATTAAAGCTGTCAAATCTTATAGACTGGCGAATGAGAGTAACAGGTTGATTGATCGGGAACCATTATGA